In one Actinomycetota bacterium genomic region, the following are encoded:
- a CDS encoding OB-fold nucleic acid binding domain-containing protein yields MGFLRGLSETSEEIHAHHTREWCKEVEGVQDVTDCLERTRRRVAGVVESIKLRPSQFSNTLEVTLYDGTDRIIGVWLGRKSIPGIDLGTHLVIEGTVGQFEPGPLRIINPAYELLPVE; encoded by the coding sequence ATGGGATTCCTGAGAGGCCTCAGCGAGACGTCCGAGGAGATTCACGCCCACCACACCCGTGAGTGGTGCAAGGAGGTCGAGGGCGTCCAGGACGTGACCGACTGCCTGGAGCGCACCCGGCGCAGGGTGGCCGGCGTGGTCGAGAGCATCAAGCTGCGTCCCAGCCAGTTCTCGAACACGCTCGAGGTTACGCTCTACGACGGCACCGACCGCATCATCGGCGTGTGGCTCGGCCGCAAGTCGATCCCCGGCATCGACCTCGGGACCCACCTGGTGATCGAGGGCACCGTCGGGCAGTTCGAGCCCGGTCCGCTCCGCATCATCAACCCCGCCTACGAGCTGCTTCCCGTCGAGTAG
- a CDS encoding sensor histidine kinase, which translates to MGSTTAPDLAPPAKAYLPPKAVDFLVAIIAGILTMMLIHLDPEASPRTPDGFAFGMGALAAAALVFRRPHPQATLGVVLGVHIFYHLVGYPGAGPFPSLMVALFGMAAAGLRWGAIAAAFGVAATALLMQVFAEDTPILSPTIIMPAVLSAASVFAGEAAHNRTRYLAEVRERLSRVEQNREIETQRRLTEERLRIARELHDIMAHTITVITVQAGEAQDALDTSPAQTREALKNIRDASREAMAELRATVGVLRETGEAGESRKPAPGMRDLAELVHTAGGGSLATTLEVRGNARPLPAAAELTAYRIVQESLTNVIRHAGATRASVVVSYEPSAVTVEVEDNGRGVVGSADGHGIRGMRERAEAVGGRLEAGPKVDGGFLVRARLPADLQP; encoded by the coding sequence ATGGGCTCCACCACCGCGCCGGACCTGGCTCCCCCCGCCAAGGCCTACTTACCGCCCAAGGCGGTCGACTTTTTGGTTGCGATCATCGCCGGCATTCTCACGATGATGCTGATCCACCTGGACCCCGAGGCCAGCCCCCGGACACCGGACGGCTTCGCCTTCGGGATGGGCGCCCTTGCCGCAGCGGCCCTGGTTTTCCGGCGCCCCCACCCACAGGCGACGCTGGGGGTGGTGCTGGGCGTGCACATCTTCTACCACCTGGTCGGGTACCCGGGCGCAGGACCGTTTCCCTCCCTGATGGTGGCCCTGTTCGGCATGGCGGCCGCAGGTCTTCGGTGGGGCGCCATCGCCGCCGCCTTCGGGGTTGCGGCCACCGCTCTCTTGATGCAGGTGTTCGCCGAAGACACACCGATCCTCAGTCCGACGATCATCATGCCGGCGGTGCTGTCGGCGGCCTCCGTATTCGCCGGGGAGGCGGCCCACAACCGGACCCGGTACCTGGCGGAGGTGCGGGAGCGGCTCAGCCGGGTCGAGCAGAACCGGGAGATCGAGACCCAGAGGCGGCTGACCGAGGAGCGCCTGCGGATCGCGCGGGAGTTGCACGACATCATGGCCCACACCATCACGGTGATCACCGTTCAGGCGGGGGAGGCGCAGGACGCTCTGGACACATCTCCCGCACAGACACGGGAAGCCCTCAAGAACATCCGGGACGCCAGCAGGGAGGCGATGGCGGAGCTCCGGGCGACGGTGGGCGTGCTCCGGGAAACCGGTGAGGCGGGCGAGTCCCGTAAGCCGGCCCCGGGAATGCGGGACCTGGCGGAGCTGGTCCATACCGCCGGTGGAGGAAGCCTTGCCACGACGCTGGAGGTGCGGGGCAACGCCCGCCCCCTGCCTGCGGCGGCCGAGCTCACCGCCTACCGGATAGTCCAGGAGTCCCTGACAAACGTGATCCGCCACGCCGGAGCCACCAGGGCGTCGGTGGTGGTGAGCTACGAGCCGTCGGCGGTCACGGTGGAGGTCGAAGACAACGGCAGAGGCGTTGTGGGCTCCGCAGACGGGCACGGCATCCGGGGGATGAGGGAGCGGGCCGAAGCGGTCGGAGGTCGGCTGGAAGCCGGCCCCAAGGTGGACGGCGGCTTCCTGGTACGGGCGAGGCTGCCCGCCGACCTTCAGCCATGA